A single Lancefieldella parvula DSM 20469 DNA region contains:
- a CDS encoding DMT family transporter codes for MYYGLLSGILWAVDTVILGVALGMSPYVDSAQASFASAFMHDFFAAAVLLVMMAQKGRLKDTLEAAKTKSGRVVMLGALLGGPIGMSGYLAAINTIGPGYTAAISAFYPAVGSVLAWLLLKEKMNLKQVIALIVALVGVMVIGLSTAAGEGNGNVLVGILGVAACVFGWGSEAVILAWGMQDDAVDNETALQIRETTSAFAYGLLVLPLAGSVDFAAQVALTPANGVVFIAALAGTASYLFYYKAIDAIGASRGMALNISYSAWSVIFAALAGIILPAIMPEAIPSPLVVICCIVIIVGTVLSATPDWSELFSKE; via the coding sequence ATGTATTACGGTCTTTTAAGCGGTATTCTTTGGGCGGTTGATACCGTTATTCTCGGTGTTGCTCTTGGTATGAGTCCTTATGTTGATTCAGCTCAGGCGTCATTTGCCAGTGCATTCATGCACGATTTCTTTGCCGCTGCAGTTCTTTTAGTCATGATGGCTCAGAAAGGCAGACTTAAAGACACCCTTGAGGCAGCAAAAACAAAGAGTGGCCGTGTAGTCATGCTTGGCGCACTCCTGGGTGGACCAATTGGTATGAGTGGTTACCTAGCTGCTATTAACACCATTGGACCTGGCTACACCGCTGCAATTTCAGCTTTTTATCCTGCAGTTGGTTCGGTTTTAGCATGGCTTTTGCTCAAAGAAAAGATGAACTTAAAGCAGGTTATTGCTCTTATTGTTGCTCTTGTTGGTGTCATGGTTATTGGTCTCTCAACAGCAGCAGGCGAGGGTAACGGAAACGTTCTTGTGGGTATCTTGGGCGTTGCTGCTTGTGTCTTTGGCTGGGGCTCTGAGGCGGTTATTTTGGCTTGGGGTATGCAAGACGATGCTGTTGATAATGAGACTGCTCTTCAGATTAGGGAAACCACCTCTGCATTTGCATACGGCCTTCTCGTCTTGCCATTGGCTGGTTCCGTTGATTTTGCTGCACAGGTTGCACTAACTCCTGCTAATGGCGTTGTCTTTATTGCTGCTCTTGCAGGTACTGCCTCATATCTCTTTTACTACAAGGCAATTGACGCCATTGGCGCTTCTCGCGGTATGGCACTGAACATTTCTTACTCTGCGTGGTCGGTAATTTTTGCGGCTCTTGCAGGTATTATCTTGCCAGCAATTATGCCTGAAGCAATTCCATCTCCACTGGTTGTAATTTGCTGCATTGTCATTATTGTAGGAACGGTTCTTTCTGCAACTCCAGACTGGAGTGAGCTCTTTAGTAAAGAATAG
- a CDS encoding NTP transferase domain-containing protein: MALTKNVFSVLKTIAQSNEKFNQRQLAEHTDLSLGSVNSAVKTLEDQGLIDDNLITSKGLEALKPYEVKNAIIMAAGLSSRFAPISYEKPKGVLKVRGEVLIERQIHQLMEAGVTDITVVVGYKKEYFFYLTAKYGVKIVVNPDYATRNNNSTLWYVKEQLDNTYICSSDDYFTENPFEHYVFEAYYSATYVAGETDEWCLKEGRGGRIAGVEIGGSNSWIMLGHVFFDRQFSRKFVDILEEVYDKPETVDMLWEEIYVRHIKELSMSIRKYPDGVIYEFDSLDELRQFDPAFIENIDSEIFDNIVSVLHCQKKDIHGFYPLKQGLTNLSAHFIVGHGEDAQEYVYRHPGVGTEKLVDRAAEEAGLRLARELGLDSTFIYEDQKEGWKISKFVKNAQNLDPHNPKQLKRAMEMGRKLHHSGASLDRSFDFVNEGLNYEKLLLEEGPIEIPGYYDLREKVLRLKKYADADEYPVVISHNDFFYLNFLIDESDTYSLIDWEYAGMSDEANDFGTFAVCCELTDDEANAAIDYYFGKVATFEQRRHFWSYVVFAGWCWYLWSLVKEAEGENVGEWFFIYYRYAANNIDRVLSWYEDAQN, from the coding sequence GTGGCACTGACAAAGAACGTTTTTTCCGTACTTAAAACCATCGCTCAGTCTAACGAGAAGTTCAATCAGAGGCAGCTCGCAGAACATACAGACCTTTCCCTTGGATCTGTTAACTCAGCAGTCAAAACACTGGAGGATCAGGGTCTTATTGACGATAATCTAATTACTTCAAAGGGTCTCGAAGCTCTGAAGCCTTACGAGGTCAAGAATGCCATTATTATGGCAGCTGGTCTGTCTTCTCGCTTTGCACCAATCTCTTATGAGAAGCCAAAAGGTGTCTTGAAGGTTCGAGGAGAAGTTCTCATTGAGCGCCAGATCCATCAGCTTATGGAGGCTGGCGTTACCGATATCACCGTAGTTGTTGGCTATAAAAAGGAGTATTTCTTCTACCTGACTGCAAAGTATGGTGTCAAGATTGTTGTAAACCCAGATTACGCAACGAGAAACAATAACTCTACACTCTGGTATGTCAAAGAGCAGCTGGATAACACCTATATTTGCTCTTCTGATGATTATTTTACTGAGAATCCTTTTGAGCACTATGTTTTTGAGGCCTACTATTCAGCAACTTATGTGGCAGGAGAAACTGACGAGTGGTGTCTTAAAGAAGGCCGTGGTGGACGTATTGCCGGCGTAGAAATTGGTGGCTCTAACTCTTGGATTATGCTTGGACACGTCTTCTTTGACAGACAATTCTCAAGGAAGTTTGTAGATATTCTTGAAGAGGTTTACGACAAGCCAGAGACTGTTGATATGCTCTGGGAAGAGATTTACGTCCGTCACATCAAAGAGCTCTCTATGAGCATTAGAAAATATCCTGACGGCGTGATTTATGAGTTTGACTCCCTTGATGAGCTGCGTCAGTTTGACCCAGCCTTCATTGAGAATATAGATTCAGAGATTTTTGACAATATTGTTTCTGTACTTCACTGCCAGAAGAAGGACATTCACGGCTTCTATCCACTGAAGCAGGGTCTTACCAATCTGTCTGCTCACTTTATTGTGGGCCATGGTGAAGACGCTCAGGAGTATGTTTATAGGCATCCAGGTGTTGGCACCGAGAAGCTTGTTGATCGCGCTGCTGAAGAGGCTGGTCTTCGTCTTGCTCGTGAGCTGGGTCTTGATAGCACCTTTATTTACGAGGATCAAAAAGAGGGTTGGAAGATTTCTAAGTTTGTAAAGAACGCTCAGAACCTTGATCCTCATAATCCTAAGCAGCTTAAACGTGCAATGGAGATGGGGCGCAAACTGCATCACAGTGGTGCCTCACTTGATCGTTCCTTTGACTTTGTCAATGAGGGTCTTAATTACGAGAAACTCTTGCTTGAAGAGGGTCCTATTGAGATTCCTGGCTATTATGATCTTCGTGAAAAGGTCCTGCGCTTGAAGAAGTATGCAGATGCCGATGAGTATCCAGTTGTTATTTCTCACAATGACTTCTTCTATCTGAATTTCTTGATTGATGAGTCAGACACCTACAGCCTTATTGACTGGGAATATGCAGGAATGTCAGATGAGGCTAATGACTTTGGTACCTTCGCAGTTTGCTGTGAGCTTACTGACGATGAAGCTAATGCTGCTATTGATTACTACTTTGGAAAAGTGGCAACTTTTGAGCAACGTAGACACTTCTGGAGCTATGTAGTCTTTGCCGGTTGGTGCTGGTATCTTTGGTCTCTGGTTAAGGAAGCAGAGGGCGAGAACGTAGGCGAGTGGTTCTTCATTTACTATCGCTACGCTGCAAACAATATTGATCGTGTTCTTTCTTGGTACGAAGACGCTCAAAACTAA